In Molothrus aeneus isolate 106 unplaced genomic scaffold, BPBGC_Maene_1.0 scaffold_43, whole genome shotgun sequence, a single genomic region encodes these proteins:
- the LOC136570915 gene encoding erythroblast NAD(P)(+)--arginine ADP-ribosyltransferase-like, whose translation MAVQAQTLALLAMAVATTGIEVVPLDMAQDSFDDQYQGCGPAMTEALPALNRSEFEQNRLFAQAWTKATAEWQSRGSPVSPLSSPAQAIALMAYTMNDLYGEFNPAVHTAGRSRQEYRDNFHFKSLHFLLTQALATLRVTRGPKCQNVYRGVCGVRFKAGSGDVMRFGRFTSASQNETASQQFGRDTMFQVYTCHGAEIHEFSKYPGEKEVLIPPFETFEVVDIRKKGQRLFIQLRSNGTFSKYKCEWLQGGSIPRAPFHVRGLLLATTALAVATGIL comes from the exons ATGGCTGTCCAGGCACagaccctggcactgctggcaatGGCCGTGGCCACCACGGGCATCGAGGTGGTGCCCCTGGACATGGCCCAGGACTCCTTCGATGACCAGTACCAGGGCTGTGGCCCTGCCATGACTGAGGCGTTGCCAGCCCTCAACCGCTCCGAGTTTGAGCAGAACCGTCTCTTTGCCCAGGCCTGGACTAAGGCCACAGCTGAGTGGCAGAGTCGGgggtcccctgtgtcccctctgtcatccccagcccaggccaTTGCCCTCATGGCCTACACAATGAATGACCTGTATGGAGAGTTCAACCCAGCCGTGCACACGGCCGGGCGCTCCAGGCAGGAATACCGGGACAACTTTCACTTCAAAtctctgcatttcctgctgACCCAGGCCCTGGCGACACTGAGGGTCACTCGGGGTCCAAAGTGTCAGAACGTGTACCGGGGGGTGTGTGGGGTCAGGTTCAAGGCAGGGTCCGGTGACGTCATGCGGTTCGGTCGATTCACGTCGGCGTCACAGAATGAAACAGCCTCCCAGCAATTCGGGAGAGACACGATGTTCCAGGTGTACACGTGCCACGGTGCAGAAATCCACGAATTCTCCAAATATCCTGGCGAGAAGGAGGTGCTGATCCCACCCTTTGAGACCTTTGAGGTCGTCGATATCAGAAAGAAAGGACAAAGGCTATTCATTCAGCTCCGCTCCAATGGGACCTTCAGCAAATACAAGTGCGAGTGGCTGCAAG GtggcagcatccccagggctccCTTCCATGTCAGAGGACTCCTCCTGGCCACtacagccctggctgtggccaCTGGGATCCTCTGA
- the LOC136570922 gene encoding NAD(P)(+)--arginine ADP-ribosyltransferase 2-like, translating to MAFLAHTLPLLAMTMATAIAIKVVPLDMARDSFDDQYRGCGPAMITALPSLYGFEYQRNPHFARGWYHADAEWRKRGSPVSPLASPGQAVAVMAYTMKYLYKEFNTAVRTAGQSSQEYRNNFHFKTLHFLLTDALGTLRHAQKGKCHHVYRGVRGVHFKTRHGQRVRFGQFTSTSLSKEVAQKYGTDTIFEVHTCHGVDIQAFSYDPGNREVLIPPFETFKVTKVTRDGQKTKISLRSTGTFSKHNCAWL from the coding sequence ATGGCCTTCCTGGCTCACACCCTGCCACTGCTGGCAATGACCATGGCAACTGCCATTGCCATCAAGGTGGTGCCCTTGGACATGGCCCGGGACTCCTTCGATGACCAGTACCGGGGCTGCGGCCCTGCCATGATCACGGCTCTGCCGTCCCTCTACGGCTTCGAGTACCAGAGGAATCCTCACTTTGCCAGGGGCTGGTATCATGCGGACGCTGAATGGCGCAAGCGGggctcccctgtgtcccctctggcGTCCCCAGGGCAGGCCGTGGCTGTCATGGCCTACACAATGAAGTACCTATACAAGGAGTTCAACACGGCCGTGCGCACAGCCGGGCAGTCCAGCCAGGAATACCGGAACAACTTCCACTTCAAAACGCTGCATTTCCTGCTGACCGATGCCCTGGGGACGCTGAGGCACGCTCAGAAGGGGAAGTGTCACCATGTGTACCGGGGCGTGCGGGGCGTTCATTTCAAGACACGGCATGGGCAGAGGGTCCGGTTTGGTCAATTCACATCGACGTCGCTGAGCAAAGAAGTCGCCCAGAAGTATGGAACAGACACCATATTTGAGGTTCACACATGCCACGGCGTGGACATCCAGGCTTTTTCCTACGATCCTGGCAACCGTGAGGTGCTGATCCCACCCTTTGAGACCTTTAAGGTCACCAAAGTCACCCGGGATGGGCAGAAGACAAAGATCAGTCTCCGCTCCACTGGGACATTCAGCAAACACAACTGCGCGTGGCTGTGA
- the LOC136570926 gene encoding NAD(P)(+)--arginine ADP-ribosyltransferase 2-like — protein MALLAHSLALLAMTLSVTAIKVVPLDMARDSFDDRYRGCGPAMTAVLPALHNFEFQVNPLFSQTWVKAEAEWHKRGSPVSPLASPAQAVAVMAYTTKDIYKDFNAAVRTAGRSRQEYRNNFHFKTLHFLLTQALVTLRHAQKAKCHHVFRGVHDVRFQARRGQKIRFGQFTSTSLSKEVAQKYGTDTIFEVRTCHGVDIQAFSFYLSNREVLIPPYETFEVTKVTRNGKRAWISLRSTGTYSKHNCAWL, from the coding sequence atggccCTCCTGGCTCactccctggcactgctggcaatGACCTTGTCCGTCACGGCCATCAAGGTGGTGCCCCTGGACATGGCCAGGGACTCCTTCGATGACCGGTACCGGGGCTGCGGCCCTGCCATGACGGCGGTGTTGCCAGCCCTCCACAACTTTGAGTTCCAGGTGAATCCTCTCTTCAGCCAGACCTGGGTGAAGGCCGAGGCTGAGTGGCACAAGCGGGGctctcctgtgtcccctctggcGTCCCCAGCCCAGGCCGTGGCTGTCATGGCCTACACAACAAAGGACATTTACAAGGACTTCAACGCAGCCGTGCGCACGGCCGGGCGCTCCCGCCAGGAATACCGGAACAACTTCCACTTCAAAACGCTGCATTTCCTGCTGACCCAGGCCCTGGTGACACTGAGGCATGCTCAGAAAGCAAAGTGTCACCACGTGTTCCGGGGCGTGCATGATGTCCGGTTCCAGGCACGGCGTGGCCAGAAGATCCGGTTTGGCCAATTCACATCGACGTCACTGAGCAAAGAGGTCGCCCAGAAATACGGAACAGACACCATATTTGAGGTTCGCACGTGCCACGGCGTGGACATCCAGGCTTTTTCCTTCTATCTGAGCAACCGAGAGGTGCTGATCCCACCATACGAAACCTTTGAGGTCACCAAAGTCACCCGGAATGGGAAGAGGGCATGGATCAGTCTCCGCTCCACCGGGACCTACAGCAAACACAACTGCGCGTGGCTGTGA
- the LOC136570924 gene encoding NAD(P)(+)--arginine ADP-ribosyltransferase 2-like — translation MALLAHTLALLALTMATVAIKVVPLDMALNSFDDQYRGCGPAMNAKLPSLYNSEYQKNPRFAWGWYHADAEWSKRGSPVSPLTSEWQALALMAYTSQHVYRDFNAAVRTAGRSRQEYRNNFHFKTLHFLLTQALVTLRQAQKGQCHRVFRGVHDVRFLARRGRRVRFGQFTSTSLRKEVALRFGTDTIFEVHTCHGADIRQFSVYPGEEEVLIPPFETFEVTKVTRDGKRTWIWLRSTGTYSKYNCEWH, via the coding sequence ATGGCCCTCCTGGCTcacaccctggcactgctggcattgACCATGGCCACTGTGGCCATCAAGGTGGTGCCCCTGGACATGGCCTTGAATTCCTTTGATGACCAGTACCGGGGCTGTGGCCCTGCCATGAATGCAAAGTTGCCGTCCCTCTACAACTCCGAGTACCAGAAAAATCCTCGCTTTGCCTGGGGCTGGTATCATGCAGATGCTGAGTGGAGCAAGCGGGGCTCTCCCGTGTCCCCTCTGACGTCCGAGTGGCAGGCCCTCGCTCTCATGGCCTACACCTCGCAGCACGTGTACAGGGACTTCAACGCAGCCGTGCGCACGGCCGGGCGCTCCCGCCAGGAATACCGGAACAACTTCCACTTCAAAACTTTGCATTTCCTGCTGACCCAGGCCCTGGTGACACTGAGGCAGGCTCAGAAAGGGCAGTGTCACCGCGTGTTCCGGGGTGTGCATGACGTTCGTTTCCTGGCACGGCGTGGACGGAGAGTCCGGTTTGGTCAGTTCACATCGACGTCGCTGCGTAAAGAGGTTGCTCTGCGATTTGGGACAGACACAATTTTCGAGGTGCACACATGCCATGGCGCGGACATCCGTCAGTTCTCCGTGTAtccaggggaggaggaggtgctgatCCCACCCTTCGAGACCTTCGAGGTCACCAAAGTCACCCGGGATGGGAAGAGGACATGGATCTGGCTCCGATCCACTGGGACCTACAGCAAATACAACTGCGAGTGGCACTGA